In the genome of Persephonella sp. KM09-Lau-8, one region contains:
- a CDS encoding HAD-IIIA family hydrolase yields MDRQSKTEISGIQTTIDTYIFDLDGTLINSSKDISAAVNYTLEKLGLTPLPEEEIIKHVGYGGKKLLQGVLSTQDEDLLDKAVKIFREYYFANPAEYTTLYPYTEELLRKLKEENKKIAVVTNKYEDISRQILEKLGVMSLIDILVGGDTTEYKKPQPEPVLYAISILGSSPEKSIMIGDSETDIISGKQAGTKTALVLYGFGKKDIALSHNPDFVIKTPEELFNILS; encoded by the coding sequence ATGGATAGACAAAGTAAAACGGAAATATCAGGAATTCAAACTACGATAGATACATATATATTCGATTTAGATGGCACCCTTATAAACTCATCAAAAGATATATCAGCAGCTGTAAATTACACATTAGAAAAATTAGGATTAACTCCCCTTCCTGAAGAGGAAATCATAAAACATGTGGGATACGGTGGTAAAAAGCTTCTACAGGGAGTTTTATCCACACAGGACGAAGATCTTTTAGATAAAGCAGTAAAGATATTTAGAGAATATTATTTTGCAAATCCTGCTGAATACACTACGCTCTATCCATACACCGAAGAATTACTGAGAAAACTAAAAGAAGAAAATAAAAAAATAGCTGTTGTAACCAACAAGTATGAAGATATATCCAGACAGATTTTAGAAAAACTTGGCGTTATGAGTCTTATAGACATTTTAGTTGGTGGAGATACTACGGAATATAAAAAACCCCAACCAGAACCTGTTTTATATGCAATATCTATCCTTGGTTCATCCCCAGAAAAATCAATAATGATAGGAGACAGCGAAACAGACATTATCTCAGGTAAACAGGCAGGAACAAAAACAGCCCTTGTTCTGTATGGGTTTGGGAAAAAAGATATAGCCCTTTCCCATAATCCCGATTTTGTTATAAAAACACCAGAAGAACTATTTAATATACTCAGCTAA
- the accC gene encoding acetyl-CoA carboxylase biotin carboxylase subunit has product MKKKKLKKVLVANRGEVATRIIRACKELGIRTVAIYSEADHNGIWVKKADEAYMIPGDPMKAYLNFYKIVDLARQTRCDAIHPGYGFLSENADFARYCEKRNIIFIGPKPEHIELFGDKIKSKIAMREVGVPVLPGTDEPITDLEEAKKVAREIGFPVIIKAAYGGGGRGMRIVEKEEDFEELFKSATSEAEKFFGKGDVFIEKYVKNPRHIEVQIMADKYGNVIHLGERDCSIQRRHQKVVEIAPSPRLSEEVRRELYRVAVKSMFKLGYESVGTLEFLVDEDDNFYFIEMNTRLQVEHTVTETVTGVDLVQRMIRIAEGEKLPFLQEDIKFRGYAIEFRINAEDPNKNFAPSPGRITSYYSPGGPGVRIDAAVYKDYIIPPYYDSMIAKLTVWALTWEQTVNRAKRALDEFQVRGVPTNLPLLRQIVRDKDFMAGKFDTGYIDKKLPKFKLKPEEGDPEDLATVIAAAIAAYHRL; this is encoded by the coding sequence ATGAAGAAGAAAAAATTAAAAAAGGTTCTGGTTGCAAACAGAGGAGAGGTTGCAACCCGTATAATCAGGGCATGTAAAGAGCTTGGAATAAGAACAGTTGCTATATATTCTGAAGCTGACCATAACGGTATTTGGGTTAAGAAAGCAGATGAAGCCTACATGATACCTGGCGACCCAATGAAAGCCTATCTGAATTTTTATAAAATAGTTGACCTTGCAAGACAAACAAGATGTGATGCTATACATCCCGGTTATGGATTTTTGTCTGAGAATGCTGATTTTGCAAGGTATTGTGAAAAAAGAAATATTATTTTTATTGGTCCAAAACCAGAGCATATAGAGCTATTCGGAGACAAAATAAAATCAAAAATCGCAATGCGTGAAGTTGGTGTTCCTGTTTTACCAGGAACAGATGAACCTATTACAGACCTTGAAGAAGCCAAAAAAGTTGCCAGAGAGATAGGATTTCCAGTTATTATCAAAGCTGCTTACGGTGGTGGCGGTAGAGGTATGAGAATTGTTGAAAAAGAAGAAGATTTTGAAGAGTTATTCAAATCTGCCACCAGCGAAGCAGAAAAGTTTTTTGGAAAAGGTGATGTATTTATAGAAAAGTATGTTAAAAATCCAAGGCATATTGAAGTTCAAATAATGGCAGATAAATATGGGAATGTTATCCATCTGGGAGAAAGGGACTGCTCAATACAGAGAAGACACCAGAAAGTTGTAGAGATTGCCCCATCTCCACGTCTCAGCGAAGAAGTAAGAAGAGAATTATATAGGGTTGCTGTTAAATCAATGTTTAAGCTTGGGTATGAAAGTGTTGGAACCTTAGAATTCCTGGTTGATGAGGATGATAATTTCTACTTTATAGAAATGAACACAAGACTACAGGTTGAGCATACAGTTACAGAAACAGTAACAGGTGTTGACCTTGTTCAGAGAATGATAAGAATTGCTGAAGGGGAAAAATTACCATTCCTGCAGGAAGATATTAAGTTTAGAGGATATGCCATAGAATTCAGAATAAATGCTGAGGACCCTAACAAGAATTTTGCTCCATCCCCAGGAAGAATTACCTCTTATTACTCCCCTGGTGGACCTGGAGTTAGAATTGATGCAGCAGTTTATAAAGATTACATAATCCCTCCTTACTATGACTCTATGATTGCCAAGCTCACAGTCTGGGCTCTTACCTGGGAACAAACTGTAAATAGAGCAAAAAGGGCGTTAGATGAGTTTCAGGTAAGAGGTGTTCCAACAAATCTGCCTCTACTCAGACAAATTGTAAGGGATAAAGACTTTATGGCAGGTAAATTTGATACAGGATATATAGATAAAAAACTGCCTAAATTTAAACTAAAACCTGAGGAAGGCGACCCAGAAGACCTTGCCACAGTCATAGCGGCAGCAATTGCAGCATACCATAGACTATAA
- a CDS encoding menaquinone biosynthesis protein, which translates to MSLKIGWIDYLNTLPFNFELTGVKADFDYQLVKGVPSQINQYLRKGSIDVGFVSSAEYIENFKNYYILPDLSISSLNKVHSVLVLSKKPVDQITEIALTTASKTSRYLTRIVFEKFFNKKVFYTDLKDINKVDTALLIGDEAIKYRDKYSYSIDLSGEWYRHTKLPFVFALWCVRKESFQMKKSEILKLSSVLKTSKEKFFEDMEKHIKKSKIDFDTDFAKFYLKNLDFCLSSQHLKSLQLFSNYLLEMGLIKEKPDFEIINTKY; encoded by the coding sequence TTGAGCTTAAAAATAGGCTGGATAGATTATCTTAATACACTGCCCTTTAACTTTGAACTTACAGGGGTAAAGGCAGATTTTGATTATCAGCTTGTAAAAGGAGTTCCTTCACAGATTAACCAGTATTTGCGTAAAGGGAGTATAGATGTTGGTTTTGTATCTTCTGCAGAATATATAGAAAACTTTAAGAATTACTACATACTCCCTGACCTTTCCATAAGCTCATTAAATAAAGTTCATTCTGTTCTTGTTTTGTCCAAAAAACCCGTTGACCAGATAACAGAAATAGCCCTGACCACTGCTTCCAAAACCTCCAGATATCTGACCAGAATTGTGTTTGAAAAGTTTTTTAACAAAAAAGTTTTTTATACGGACCTTAAAGATATAAACAAAGTGGATACAGCTTTACTAATCGGAGATGAAGCGATTAAATACAGGGATAAATATTCTTACAGCATAGACCTGTCTGGAGAGTGGTATAGGCACACAAAACTGCCTTTTGTTTTTGCCCTCTGGTGTGTGAGAAAAGAGAGTTTTCAGATGAAAAAATCAGAAATACTTAAACTTTCATCAGTTTTAAAAACTTCCAAGGAAAAATTTTTTGAAGATATGGAAAAACATATCAAAAAATCAAAAATTGATTTTGATACAGATTTTGCAAAATTTTATCTAAAAAATCTGGATTTTTGCCTGTCTTCTCAACATCTTAAAAGCCTTCAGCTTTTTTCAAACTATCTGCTGGAAATGGGTTTAATCAAAGAAAAACCAGATTTTGAGATAATAAATACTAAATATTAA
- a CDS encoding aminotransferase class IV, whose product MNELLTLNGKEIQIEHFNRTLMYGEGVFETFRYNHGLPKFIKKHYQRLIKGAKTLGIPLITEEDYIYYIEETVKQAEGNDLYVKTILVSEGNSEFSVLPVSSKLLIVVKPFKPLQKEKISLTLAPFKVHSSDPLLKIKSTNYMRNVLGKRYARENGFDDVVFLNENDEITETSSANIFWIKGRFLYTPSIDCGILPGITREVVIEEAKKDGWTVVEGRFYLDDLKKADYIFVTNALNGIIRVGKFNFIY is encoded by the coding sequence ATGAATGAACTTTTAACACTTAACGGTAAAGAAATTCAGATTGAGCATTTTAACAGAACCCTGATGTATGGGGAAGGTGTTTTTGAGACATTCAGGTATAACCATGGATTACCAAAATTTATAAAAAAACATTACCAGAGACTTATCAAAGGAGCTAAAACCCTTGGGATTCCTCTTATAACAGAGGAGGATTACATCTACTATATCGAAGAAACTGTCAAACAGGCAGAAGGAAATGATTTATATGTAAAAACTATTCTGGTATCTGAAGGAAATTCTGAGTTTTCTGTATTACCTGTGTCCAGTAAACTCTTAATTGTTGTAAAACCATTTAAACCTCTACAAAAAGAAAAAATATCTTTAACTCTTGCACCATTTAAGGTTCATAGTTCAGACCCATTATTAAAGATAAAATCCACAAACTATATGAGAAATGTTTTAGGCAAAAGATACGCAAGGGAAAATGGATTTGATGATGTCGTTTTCCTAAATGAAAACGATGAGATTACAGAAACATCCTCAGCAAATATATTCTGGATAAAAGGAAGGTTTCTATATACACCTTCTATTGATTGTGGCATTTTACCAGGTATCACAAGGGAAGTGGTAATAGAAGAAGCCAAAAAAGATGGTTGGACTGTGGTTGAGGGAAGATTTTATCTTGATGACCTGAAAAAAGCAGACTATATATTCGTCACAAATGCCCTAAATGGTATAATTAGAGTGGGAAAATTTAATTTTATTTACTGA
- a CDS encoding septum formation initiator family protein, translating to MDSVLLLITLGLFIYFSYILFFGDRNIFKLIQKERIKNNLEQEVSQLQLENKILQDTIDFLKSDRFFIEKKAREDLGLMKKDEEIYVIIDENAPKRKKEERWIDKVKRKYQEFKLR from the coding sequence GTGGACTCTGTCCTCCTCCTTATCACACTTGGTTTATTTATATATTTTTCCTATATTCTGTTTTTTGGAGACAGAAATATCTTCAAGCTAATTCAAAAGGAAAGAATAAAAAATAATCTGGAACAGGAAGTAAGCCAGTTACAGCTTGAAAATAAAATACTACAGGACACTATAGACTTTTTAAAATCAGATAGATTTTTTATTGAGAAAAAAGCAAGAGAAGACCTTGGACTTATGAAAAAGGATGAGGAAATATATGTAATAATTGATGAAAATGCCCCTAAAAGGAAGAAAGAAGAAAGATGGATAGACAAAGTAAAACGGAAATATCAGGAATTCAAACTACGATAG
- a CDS encoding glycosyltransferase family 39 protein, producing MSQEKLDSLLNNRWFVALFLFFTVFIYFWNIWLNDIWIPNEAFYAEAAREMLENKNFFDIYYNYEPRLNKPPMTYWLVAFSYLIFGINEFATRLPIVLTALGSNVLVYLIGKELFDRKVGIVAAAVMAFSFQFVINSRYASPEVPLTFFFTLTLYLFIVGYKRKKFLYILLSYVALGLTILTKGYPYLIIIGAIVIVYLLFENGFRPKEFFKDLKFLHLEIGLPIAIVIGFSWYVYAYMKFGQEFVQVTLEETIKRAIGKKSGGFSSLFFYFVVILWGFLPYSLMVYYGVFRAIKDKARELMFPLVWLLTMLTIFTIAKGKIPVYIIQAHGAMSLIVAYYLVRYSPKNQIDKVFYGVSLFIPVIVAVAAIAGMVYFFRLDYMYYIAAIFPILYLVRYREIRLLPFISTLVLFYMFVVSILPVVEKFRPYDKIGMAINDNVPEKNIPLYIENRFWHNLPFYAQRKVYRNIPSLKIIKLSEEKPLLALVRPETYRKINGAVVLWNGYLYKKGSESRFAILLKYVFKALHGDFSGFEKRYLIYKRWVR from the coding sequence ATGTCGCAGGAAAAGTTAGATAGTTTATTAAACAATAGATGGTTTGTAGCCTTATTTTTGTTTTTTACTGTTTTTATTTATTTCTGGAATATCTGGCTCAATGATATATGGATTCCCAATGAGGCTTTTTATGCAGAAGCTGCACGGGAGATGTTAGAAAATAAAAATTTTTTCGATATTTACTACAACTATGAGCCTCGTCTGAATAAACCCCCTATGACCTACTGGCTGGTGGCTTTTTCTTATCTAATTTTTGGAATTAATGAGTTTGCAACGAGACTTCCTATAGTTTTAACAGCCTTAGGTTCAAATGTTCTGGTTTACCTGATAGGCAAAGAGCTATTTGATAGAAAAGTTGGTATTGTTGCTGCAGCTGTAATGGCTTTTAGCTTTCAGTTTGTTATAAACTCAAGATATGCTTCTCCGGAAGTGCCCCTTACATTTTTTTTCACACTAACTCTGTATCTCTTTATTGTTGGATATAAAAGGAAAAAGTTTCTTTATATTCTCCTCTCTTATGTTGCCCTTGGACTGACCATTTTAACCAAGGGATACCCATACCTGATCATAATTGGAGCAATAGTTATTGTTTATCTGCTTTTTGAAAATGGTTTTAGACCTAAGGAATTTTTCAAAGATTTGAAATTTCTCCATCTGGAGATAGGACTGCCTATTGCTATTGTTATAGGCTTTAGCTGGTATGTCTATGCTTATATGAAGTTCGGTCAGGAGTTTGTTCAGGTAACACTGGAAGAAACCATAAAAAGAGCTATTGGTAAAAAATCAGGAGGATTTTCCAGCTTATTTTTCTATTTCGTGGTTATTCTATGGGGATTTTTGCCTTATTCATTGATGGTTTATTATGGAGTTTTCAGGGCTATAAAGGATAAAGCAAGGGAACTTATGTTTCCGCTGGTGTGGCTTTTGACAATGCTTACCATATTTACCATAGCCAAAGGAAAAATTCCTGTTTATATTATTCAGGCACACGGGGCAATGTCACTTATAGTTGCCTATTATCTGGTTAGATATTCTCCTAAAAACCAGATTGATAAAGTTTTTTATGGGGTATCCCTCTTTATTCCTGTTATTGTTGCTGTCGCTGCTATTGCAGGTATGGTTTACTTTTTCAGGCTGGATTATATGTATTACATTGCAGCTATTTTCCCTATTCTTTATCTGGTCAGATATAGGGAAATCAGACTTCTTCCTTTTATTTCAACACTGGTGCTATTTTATATGTTTGTTGTTTCTATTTTACCTGTTGTAGAAAAATTCAGACCTTATGACAAAATTGGTATGGCAATAAATGATAATGTGCCTGAGAAAAATATTCCCTTATATATAGAAAATCGTTTCTGGCATAATCTGCCTTTTTATGCCCAGAGAAAAGTTTACAGAAATATACCATCCTTAAAAATTATAAAACTATCTGAGGAAAAACCACTTCTGGCTTTAGTCAGACCTGAAACATATAGAAAAATTAATGGAGCTGTGGTTTTATGGAATGGTTATTTATATAAAAAAGGAAGTGAATCCAGATTTGCAATTTTATTAAAATATGTATTTAAAGCTTTACATGGAGATTTTTCAGGATTTGAAAAAAGATATCTAATATACAAGAGGTGGGTGAGATGA
- a CDS encoding sulfite exporter TauE/SafE family protein — MEIYLPVADVTVNIFVIIALGIVVGFFSGLLGIGGGIILNPALIKLGIPPIVTVGTSVAQMVGATVSGFLAHLKLKNIDIKLGIVMILSGFVGGGFGVFLAKILEEAGYFRTFVLSFYAFYLAFTGITMFIDVLRKKKEEKKKSAFVRFLENLPFKYQFEFGTFSILIPIFIGLISGFLAAVMGVGGGFVVIPALIYLAGLPVHRAVGMSLFQMIFITSFLTYFHGTVNYGVDIVLALILMAGSSFGAVFGSALGQKINKNITKFIMASLVSAVSIMSFYQLFFEKGKKKEAFHTVHNTISDFAHNHPEIYSLSVIVVSLIAGTIISMLTHRLKVLIEIYIEKLQHRKQEG, encoded by the coding sequence TTGGAAATATATCTTCCAGTTGCAGATGTTACAGTCAATATTTTTGTAATCATTGCCCTTGGTATTGTAGTTGGATTTTTTTCTGGCCTTCTTGGAATTGGTGGCGGAATTATACTAAACCCAGCTTTAATCAAACTTGGTATCCCTCCTATCGTAACTGTAGGAACCTCAGTTGCTCAGATGGTAGGTGCTACCGTTTCAGGATTTTTAGCCCATTTAAAGCTAAAAAACATTGATATAAAACTTGGCATAGTCATGATACTTTCAGGTTTTGTTGGTGGTGGATTTGGAGTATTTCTGGCAAAAATACTGGAAGAAGCCGGATATTTCAGGACATTTGTTCTGTCTTTTTATGCTTTTTATCTGGCGTTTACTGGAATAACAATGTTTATTGATGTTTTGAGGAAAAAGAAAGAAGAAAAGAAAAAAAGTGCATTTGTCAGATTTCTGGAAAATCTGCCTTTTAAATACCAGTTTGAGTTTGGAACATTTTCTATTCTGATACCTATTTTCATAGGTTTAATCTCTGGATTTCTTGCTGCTGTTATGGGTGTGGGTGGTGGATTTGTTGTGATACCAGCTTTGATATATCTTGCAGGTTTACCTGTTCATAGAGCTGTTGGAATGAGCCTTTTCCAGATGATTTTTATAACCTCGTTTCTCACGTATTTCCATGGGACTGTGAATTATGGGGTTGATATTGTTCTTGCATTAATTCTCATGGCTGGCTCCTCTTTTGGTGCTGTTTTTGGTTCAGCCTTAGGACAAAAAATTAACAAAAATATAACCAAATTTATTATGGCTTCCCTTGTATCTGCTGTTTCAATAATGAGTTTTTATCAATTATTTTTTGAAAAAGGCAAGAAAAAAGAGGCCTTCCATACTGTTCATAATACCATTTCAGACTTTGCCCATAATCATCCAGAGATTTATTCTCTGTCTGTGATAGTTGTAAGTTTAATTGCTGGAACTATAATTAGTATGTTAACCCATAGACTAAAAGTCTTAATTGAGATTTATATTGAAAAACTTCAACACAGGAAACAGGAAGGTTGA
- a CDS encoding aspartate kinase, whose product MPLIVQKYGGTSVGSIERIKNVANKVKRAVEAGNKVVVVSSAMSGETDRLLGLTRELSSRPDPREQDMVVSTGEQVAIGLLAIALKELGIDAISLTGWQVPIITDNAHTKARIRKIDTNRIHAELDKGKVVIVAGFQGIDEYGDITTLGRGGSDTTAVALAAALNADVCEIYTDVTGVFTADPRIVENARKIPVISYEEMMEMASLGSKVMQIRSVEFAAKYGVKIHVKSSFIDEDGTWIVEENEEMERVAVRGISHELKESKITVVKVPDKPGIAAKLFKSLGDNNIVVDMIVQNVSHEGYTDISFTVNKTDADFAEEIAKEVAQEVGAAGVERNDRIAKISVVGLGMKTHAGTAGKMFEVLYREGINIYAISTSEIKISCLIDEKYAELAVRALHEAFIENQETIVID is encoded by the coding sequence TTGCCTTTAATAGTTCAGAAATACGGCGGGACTTCTGTAGGTAGCATAGAAAGAATTAAAAATGTTGCAAATAAAGTAAAAAGGGCAGTAGAAGCAGGAAATAAGGTTGTCGTCGTTTCCTCCGCAATGTCAGGGGAAACAGATAGATTACTTGGTCTTACCAGAGAACTTTCCTCCAGACCTGACCCCAGAGAACAGGATATGGTTGTCTCCACAGGGGAACAGGTTGCTATTGGGTTGCTTGCAATAGCATTAAAAGAGCTTGGGATAGATGCCATAAGCCTGACAGGATGGCAGGTTCCTATTATCACTGATAATGCCCACACAAAAGCAAGAATTCGGAAAATAGATACAAACAGAATACATGCAGAACTGGATAAAGGAAAAGTTGTTATTGTTGCAGGTTTTCAGGGAATTGATGAATATGGAGATATTACAACTCTTGGTAGAGGTGGTTCAGATACAACTGCTGTTGCACTGGCTGCAGCTTTAAATGCAGATGTATGTGAGATATATACAGATGTTACAGGGGTTTTCACTGCAGACCCAAGGATTGTTGAGAATGCAAGGAAAATTCCTGTGATTTCTTATGAAGAAATGATGGAGATGGCCTCATTAGGCTCAAAAGTTATGCAAATCAGATCTGTAGAATTTGCAGCCAAATACGGCGTTAAAATACATGTAAAATCCTCATTTATTGATGAGGATGGAACATGGATAGTGGAGGAAAATGAAGAGATGGAAAGGGTAGCAGTTAGAGGAATAAGCCACGAATTAAAGGAGTCCAAAATAACAGTTGTTAAAGTTCCTGATAAACCAGGAATTGCAGCAAAACTATTCAAGTCACTGGGAGATAACAACATAGTTGTTGATATGATTGTCCAGAATGTATCCCACGAAGGATATACAGATATATCATTTACAGTGAATAAAACTGATGCTGATTTTGCAGAAGAAATTGCAAAAGAGGTTGCACAGGAAGTTGGAGCTGCAGGTGTAGAAAGAAATGACAGAATAGCAAAAATATCAGTAGTCGGTCTGGGAATGAAAACCCACGCAGGAACTGCAGGAAAAATGTTTGAGGTTCTATACAGAGAAGGAATAAATATCTATGCTATTTCCACATCAGAAATCAAAATATCCTGTCTGATAGATGAAAAATATGCAGAACTTGCTGTAAGAGCATTACATGAAGCATTTATAGAAAATCAGGAAACAATTGTTATTGATTAG
- the eno gene encoding phosphopyruvate hydratase produces MSIIVDIYGREVLDSRGNPTVEAEVILESGVVGRAMVPSGASTGETEAVELRDGDKNRFLGKGVLKAVENINETLADALIGEDALNQVEIDRIMLELDGTENKSKLGANAILAVSLAVARAAAAELEIPLYRYIGGTNAKVLPVPLMNVINGGVHADNNLDFQEFMIVPVFGGKDPDNPRFKEALRCGVEIFHTLKKVLKEKGHSTNVGDEGGFAPNLNSTKEALDILMEAIKKAGYEPGEDVLLAIDAASTEFYDKEKKVYRFEGEELTADDMIAIYEEIAGTYPLISLEDGMAEDDIEGWKKLTQALGNKIQLVGDDLFTTNPKLIKKGIEEGLANSVLVKLNQIGSLTETLDAIELAKTASYTNVISHRSGETEDTFIADLAVAVNAGQIKTGSASRTDRIAKYNQLIRIEEELGNNAIFKGKEVYAKFFK; encoded by the coding sequence ATGTCCATAATTGTTGATATTTATGGGAGAGAAGTCCTTGACAGTAGAGGAAATCCTACAGTTGAAGCTGAAGTAATTCTGGAAAGCGGTGTTGTAGGAAGAGCTATGGTTCCAAGTGGAGCCTCAACAGGTGAAACCGAAGCCGTTGAGCTTAGAGATGGAGATAAAAACAGATTTTTAGGAAAAGGAGTCTTAAAGGCAGTTGAAAATATAAATGAAACACTAGCAGATGCATTAATAGGTGAAGATGCCTTAAATCAGGTTGAGATAGATAGAATAATGCTTGAACTTGATGGCACAGAAAACAAATCAAAATTAGGTGCCAACGCAATTCTGGCAGTTAGTCTTGCTGTTGCAAGGGCAGCTGCTGCAGAGCTTGAAATTCCACTTTACAGATATATAGGAGGGACAAACGCAAAAGTTCTGCCTGTGCCTCTTATGAACGTTATAAACGGTGGGGTTCATGCAGATAACAATCTTGATTTTCAGGAATTTATGATAGTTCCTGTTTTTGGAGGAAAAGACCCTGATAATCCAAGATTTAAAGAAGCTTTAAGATGTGGAGTTGAAATCTTCCATACACTCAAAAAAGTTCTAAAAGAAAAAGGACATTCAACCAATGTTGGAGACGAAGGTGGCTTCGCTCCAAACCTAAACTCTACCAAAGAAGCTCTGGATATTCTTATGGAAGCTATCAAAAAGGCAGGATACGAGCCAGGGGAAGATGTTTTGCTTGCCATAGATGCAGCTTCCACAGAGTTTTATGATAAAGAGAAAAAGGTTTATAGATTTGAAGGAGAAGAATTAACTGCAGATGATATGATAGCCATCTACGAAGAAATTGCAGGAACATACCCCCTCATATCTCTGGAAGATGGTATGGCTGAAGATGATATAGAAGGATGGAAAAAGCTTACACAGGCTTTAGGAAATAAAATACAGCTTGTAGGAGATGACCTATTTACAACCAATCCAAAGCTTATTAAAAAAGGAATAGAAGAAGGCCTGGCAAACTCAGTGCTGGTTAAATTAAACCAGATAGGCTCTTTAACCGAAACATTAGATGCCATAGAGCTGGCAAAAACAGCAAGCTATACAAATGTTATATCCCACAGATCAGGGGAAACGGAAGACACATTTATTGCTGACCTTGCTGTTGCTGTTAATGCAGGCCAGATTAAAACAGGTTCTGCATCAAGAACAGATAGAATAGCAAAATATAACCAGCTAATAAGAATAGAGGAAGAATTAGGGAATAATGCAATATTTAAAGGAAAAGAGGTTTACGCAAAATTCTTTAAATAG